The following are from one region of the Magallana gigas chromosome 4, xbMagGiga1.1, whole genome shotgun sequence genome:
- the LOC105342517 gene encoding TBC1 domain family member 22B isoform X3 — MSAFSNEPLKDGNKGGFWKKGSGFPGSIKPVYGAQHPPLQMMPRGKEDRSKSSNKKDAFQDFENKTSDAWDDGDDDLLVMANIQMSLRDVQSTAKAVMENHSKQFSAQNQQNAIKDHVTAVPSATSSHGAGPGVGVRLNSGWRPPKSTPIRYTKDVVPDREATKLEKFRSVLAGPNTDLDELRKLSWSGIPKAVRATAWKILSGYLPASVDRREPTLQRKRHEYFSFIEQYYDTRHQEMHQDTFRQIHIDIPRMNPLVAIFQQKLVQEIFERILYIWAIRHPASGYVQGINDLVTPFFVVFLSEFIENDVESENFEVSQLPKETLNTIEADSFWCTSKLLDGIQDNYTFAQPGIQMKVSALQELVKRIDVPLYKHLEEQCVEFLQFSFRWMNNLLMREIPLRCTIRLWDTYQAEENGFADFHLYVCAAFLVRFTQDILREHDFQGILMFLQNLPTHHWQNEEIGELLAEAFKLKYMFADAPNHLSKKK, encoded by the exons ATGTCTGCATTTAGTAATGAACCATTAAAAGACGGAAACAAGGGTGGATTCTGGAAGAAAGGGAGCGGTTTTCCAGGAAG CATTAAACCAGTTTATGGAGCACAACATCCTCCACTTCAAATGATGCCTAGGGG AAAAGAAGATCGATCTAAATCCAGCAATAAGAAAGATGCTTTTCAAgactttgaaaacaaaacatctGATGCATGGgatgatggtgatgatgatcTTCTGGTTATGGCGAACATTCAGATGTCACTTCGAGATGTACAGTCTACTGCTAAAGCAGTCATGGAAAATCATAGCAAACAGTTCAGTGCTCAAAACCAGCAAAATGCCATCAAAG ATCATGTGACTGCTGTTCCCTCTGCCACCTCATCCCATGGTGCAGGGCCCGGTGTTGGGGTGCGTTTGAACAGTGGGTGGAGGCCGCCCAAGTCTACACCCATCAGATATACCAAAGATGTGGTGCCAGATAGAGAGGCCACCAAGCTGGAGAAATTCCGATCTGTGTTAGCAGGTCCAAATACAGATCTAG ATGAATTACGAAAACTCAGCTGGTCTGGAATACCAAAAGCCGTCCGGGCAACAGCATGGAAAATTTTATCA GGTTACCTTCCAGCCAGTGTGGACAGAAGGGAGCCAACTCTGCAGAGAAAACGTCACGAGTATTTCAGTTTTATTGAACAATATTACGACACGCGGCATCAGGAGATGCACCAAGACACATTCAGACAG ATTCATATAGACATTCCTCGAATGAATCCATTAGTGGCTATATTTCAACAAAAACTGGTACAGGAA ATATTTGAGCGCATTTTGTATATCTGGGCCATCAGACATCCAGCCAGCGGCTACGTGCAGGGAATCAACGACTTGGTGACTCCCTTCTTTGTCGTATTTCTGTCCGAGTTCATAGAAAATG ATGTGGAGTCGGAGAACTTTGAGGTGAGTCAGCTACCCAAGGAGACGTTGAACACGATCGAGGCGGACAGTTTCTGGTGCACCTCTAAGTTGCTGGATGGAATACAGGACAACTACACGTTCGCTCAGCCCGGCATACAGATGAAGGTCAGCGCGTTGCAGGAGCTCGTCAAGAGAATCGATG ttccGTTATACAAACATTTAGAGGAGCAGTGCGTGGAGTTCCTACAGTTCTCCTTCCGATGGATGAACAATTTACTGATGCGAGAAATTCCCCTCAGGTGTACAATACGACTTTGGGATACATATCAG GCGGAGGAGAATGGATTTGCAGACTTTCATCTCTATGTATGTGCAGCTTTTCTAGTCAGGTTTACCCAGGATATTCTGAGAGAGCACGATTTTCAG ggaATTCTAATGTTTCTTCAAAACCTTCCAACCCACCACTGGCAAAATGAGGAAATAGGTGAACTTTTAGCAGAGGCTTTCAAGCTTAAATACATGTTTGCTGATGCACCAAATCATCTCAGCAAAAAGAAGTGA
- the LOC105342517 gene encoding TBC1 domain family member 22B isoform X4, with protein MMPRGKEDRSKSSNKKDAFQDFENKTSDAWDDGDDDLLVMANIQMSLRDVQSTAKAVMENHSKQFSAQNQQNAIKDHVTAVPSATSSHGAGPGVGVRLNSGWRPPKSTPIRYTKDVVPDREATKLEKFRSVLAGPNTDLDELRKLSWSGIPKAVRATAWKILSGYLPASVDRREPTLQRKRHEYFSFIEQYYDTRHQEMHQDTFRQIHIDIPRMNPLVAIFQQKLVQEILKDIPRMTSLAHLFQQQVVQEIFERILYIWAIRHPASGYVQGINDLVTPFFVVFLSEFIENDVESENFEVSQLPKETLNTIEADSFWCTSKLLDGIQDNYTFAQPGIQMKVSALQELVKRIDVPLYKHLEEQCVEFLQFSFRWMNNLLMREIPLRCTIRLWDTYQAEENGFADFHLYVCAAFLVRFTQDILREHDFQGILMFLQNLPTHHWQNEEIGELLAEAFKLKYMFADAPNHLSKKK; from the exons ATGATGCCTAGGGG AAAAGAAGATCGATCTAAATCCAGCAATAAGAAAGATGCTTTTCAAgactttgaaaacaaaacatctGATGCATGGgatgatggtgatgatgatcTTCTGGTTATGGCGAACATTCAGATGTCACTTCGAGATGTACAGTCTACTGCTAAAGCAGTCATGGAAAATCATAGCAAACAGTTCAGTGCTCAAAACCAGCAAAATGCCATCAAAG ATCATGTGACTGCTGTTCCCTCTGCCACCTCATCCCATGGTGCAGGGCCCGGTGTTGGGGTGCGTTTGAACAGTGGGTGGAGGCCGCCCAAGTCTACACCCATCAGATATACCAAAGATGTGGTGCCAGATAGAGAGGCCACCAAGCTGGAGAAATTCCGATCTGTGTTAGCAGGTCCAAATACAGATCTAG ATGAATTACGAAAACTCAGCTGGTCTGGAATACCAAAAGCCGTCCGGGCAACAGCATGGAAAATTTTATCA GGTTACCTTCCAGCCAGTGTGGACAGAAGGGAGCCAACTCTGCAGAGAAAACGTCACGAGTATTTCAGTTTTATTGAACAATATTACGACACGCGGCATCAGGAGATGCACCAAGACACATTCAGACAG ATTCATATAGACATTCCTCGAATGAATCCATTAGTGGCTATATTTCAACAAAAACTGGTACAGGAA ATCCTTAAAGACATTCCTAGGATGACCTCACTAGCTCACCTTTTCCAACAGCAGGTTGTTCAAGAA ATATTTGAGCGCATTTTGTATATCTGGGCCATCAGACATCCAGCCAGCGGCTACGTGCAGGGAATCAACGACTTGGTGACTCCCTTCTTTGTCGTATTTCTGTCCGAGTTCATAGAAAATG ATGTGGAGTCGGAGAACTTTGAGGTGAGTCAGCTACCCAAGGAGACGTTGAACACGATCGAGGCGGACAGTTTCTGGTGCACCTCTAAGTTGCTGGATGGAATACAGGACAACTACACGTTCGCTCAGCCCGGCATACAGATGAAGGTCAGCGCGTTGCAGGAGCTCGTCAAGAGAATCGATG ttccGTTATACAAACATTTAGAGGAGCAGTGCGTGGAGTTCCTACAGTTCTCCTTCCGATGGATGAACAATTTACTGATGCGAGAAATTCCCCTCAGGTGTACAATACGACTTTGGGATACATATCAG GCGGAGGAGAATGGATTTGCAGACTTTCATCTCTATGTATGTGCAGCTTTTCTAGTCAGGTTTACCCAGGATATTCTGAGAGAGCACGATTTTCAG ggaATTCTAATGTTTCTTCAAAACCTTCCAACCCACCACTGGCAAAATGAGGAAATAGGTGAACTTTTAGCAGAGGCTTTCAAGCTTAAATACATGTTTGCTGATGCACCAAATCATCTCAGCAAAAAGAAGTGA
- the LOC105342517 gene encoding TBC1 domain family member 22B isoform X1, producing the protein MSAFSNEPLKDGNKGGFWKKGSGFPGSIKPVYGAQHPPLQMMPRGKEDRSKSSNKKDAFQDFENKTSDAWDDGDDDLLVMANIQMSLRDVQSTAKAVMENHSKQFSAQNQQNAIKDHVTAVPSATSSHGAGPGVGVRLNSGWRPPKSTPIRYTKDVVPDREATKLEKFRSVLAGPNTDLDELRKLSWSGIPKAVRATAWKILSGYLPASVDRREPTLQRKRHEYFSFIEQYYDTRHQEMHQDTFRQQQLGLGTILKDIPRMTSLAHLFQQQVVQEIFERILYIWAIRHPASGYVQGINDLVTPFFVVFLSEFIENDVESENFEVSQLPKETLNTIEADSFWCTSKLLDGIQDNYTFAQPGIQMKVSALQELVKRIDVPLYKHLEEQCVEFLQFSFRWMNNLLMREIPLRCTIRLWDTYQAEENGFADFHLYVCAAFLVRFTQDILREHDFQGILMFLQNLPTHHWQNEEIGELLAEAFKLKYMFADAPNHLSKKK; encoded by the exons ATGTCTGCATTTAGTAATGAACCATTAAAAGACGGAAACAAGGGTGGATTCTGGAAGAAAGGGAGCGGTTTTCCAGGAAG CATTAAACCAGTTTATGGAGCACAACATCCTCCACTTCAAATGATGCCTAGGGG AAAAGAAGATCGATCTAAATCCAGCAATAAGAAAGATGCTTTTCAAgactttgaaaacaaaacatctGATGCATGGgatgatggtgatgatgatcTTCTGGTTATGGCGAACATTCAGATGTCACTTCGAGATGTACAGTCTACTGCTAAAGCAGTCATGGAAAATCATAGCAAACAGTTCAGTGCTCAAAACCAGCAAAATGCCATCAAAG ATCATGTGACTGCTGTTCCCTCTGCCACCTCATCCCATGGTGCAGGGCCCGGTGTTGGGGTGCGTTTGAACAGTGGGTGGAGGCCGCCCAAGTCTACACCCATCAGATATACCAAAGATGTGGTGCCAGATAGAGAGGCCACCAAGCTGGAGAAATTCCGATCTGTGTTAGCAGGTCCAAATACAGATCTAG ATGAATTACGAAAACTCAGCTGGTCTGGAATACCAAAAGCCGTCCGGGCAACAGCATGGAAAATTTTATCA GGTTACCTTCCAGCCAGTGTGGACAGAAGGGAGCCAACTCTGCAGAGAAAACGTCACGAGTATTTCAGTTTTATTGAACAATATTACGACACGCGGCATCAGGAGATGCACCAAGACACATTCAGACAG CAACAGTTAGGTCTTGGCACA ATCCTTAAAGACATTCCTAGGATGACCTCACTAGCTCACCTTTTCCAACAGCAGGTTGTTCAAGAA ATATTTGAGCGCATTTTGTATATCTGGGCCATCAGACATCCAGCCAGCGGCTACGTGCAGGGAATCAACGACTTGGTGACTCCCTTCTTTGTCGTATTTCTGTCCGAGTTCATAGAAAATG ATGTGGAGTCGGAGAACTTTGAGGTGAGTCAGCTACCCAAGGAGACGTTGAACACGATCGAGGCGGACAGTTTCTGGTGCACCTCTAAGTTGCTGGATGGAATACAGGACAACTACACGTTCGCTCAGCCCGGCATACAGATGAAGGTCAGCGCGTTGCAGGAGCTCGTCAAGAGAATCGATG ttccGTTATACAAACATTTAGAGGAGCAGTGCGTGGAGTTCCTACAGTTCTCCTTCCGATGGATGAACAATTTACTGATGCGAGAAATTCCCCTCAGGTGTACAATACGACTTTGGGATACATATCAG GCGGAGGAGAATGGATTTGCAGACTTTCATCTCTATGTATGTGCAGCTTTTCTAGTCAGGTTTACCCAGGATATTCTGAGAGAGCACGATTTTCAG ggaATTCTAATGTTTCTTCAAAACCTTCCAACCCACCACTGGCAAAATGAGGAAATAGGTGAACTTTTAGCAGAGGCTTTCAAGCTTAAATACATGTTTGCTGATGCACCAAATCATCTCAGCAAAAAGAAGTGA
- the LOC105342517 gene encoding TBC1 domain family member 22B isoform X2 gives MSAFSNEPLKDGNKGGFWKKGSGFPGSIKPVYGAQHPPLQMMPRGKEDRSKSSNKKDAFQDFENKTSDAWDDGDDDLLVMANIQMSLRDVQSTAKAVMENHSKQFSAQNQQNAIKDHVTAVPSATSSHGAGPGVGVRLNSGWRPPKSTPIRYTKDVVPDREATKLEKFRSVLAGPNTDLDELRKLSWSGIPKAVRATAWKILSGYLPASVDRREPTLQRKRHEYFSFIEQYYDTRHQEMHQDTFRQILKDIPRMTSLAHLFQQQVVQEIFERILYIWAIRHPASGYVQGINDLVTPFFVVFLSEFIENDVESENFEVSQLPKETLNTIEADSFWCTSKLLDGIQDNYTFAQPGIQMKVSALQELVKRIDVPLYKHLEEQCVEFLQFSFRWMNNLLMREIPLRCTIRLWDTYQAEENGFADFHLYVCAAFLVRFTQDILREHDFQGILMFLQNLPTHHWQNEEIGELLAEAFKLKYMFADAPNHLSKKK, from the exons ATGTCTGCATTTAGTAATGAACCATTAAAAGACGGAAACAAGGGTGGATTCTGGAAGAAAGGGAGCGGTTTTCCAGGAAG CATTAAACCAGTTTATGGAGCACAACATCCTCCACTTCAAATGATGCCTAGGGG AAAAGAAGATCGATCTAAATCCAGCAATAAGAAAGATGCTTTTCAAgactttgaaaacaaaacatctGATGCATGGgatgatggtgatgatgatcTTCTGGTTATGGCGAACATTCAGATGTCACTTCGAGATGTACAGTCTACTGCTAAAGCAGTCATGGAAAATCATAGCAAACAGTTCAGTGCTCAAAACCAGCAAAATGCCATCAAAG ATCATGTGACTGCTGTTCCCTCTGCCACCTCATCCCATGGTGCAGGGCCCGGTGTTGGGGTGCGTTTGAACAGTGGGTGGAGGCCGCCCAAGTCTACACCCATCAGATATACCAAAGATGTGGTGCCAGATAGAGAGGCCACCAAGCTGGAGAAATTCCGATCTGTGTTAGCAGGTCCAAATACAGATCTAG ATGAATTACGAAAACTCAGCTGGTCTGGAATACCAAAAGCCGTCCGGGCAACAGCATGGAAAATTTTATCA GGTTACCTTCCAGCCAGTGTGGACAGAAGGGAGCCAACTCTGCAGAGAAAACGTCACGAGTATTTCAGTTTTATTGAACAATATTACGACACGCGGCATCAGGAGATGCACCAAGACACATTCAGACAG ATCCTTAAAGACATTCCTAGGATGACCTCACTAGCTCACCTTTTCCAACAGCAGGTTGTTCAAGAA ATATTTGAGCGCATTTTGTATATCTGGGCCATCAGACATCCAGCCAGCGGCTACGTGCAGGGAATCAACGACTTGGTGACTCCCTTCTTTGTCGTATTTCTGTCCGAGTTCATAGAAAATG ATGTGGAGTCGGAGAACTTTGAGGTGAGTCAGCTACCCAAGGAGACGTTGAACACGATCGAGGCGGACAGTTTCTGGTGCACCTCTAAGTTGCTGGATGGAATACAGGACAACTACACGTTCGCTCAGCCCGGCATACAGATGAAGGTCAGCGCGTTGCAGGAGCTCGTCAAGAGAATCGATG ttccGTTATACAAACATTTAGAGGAGCAGTGCGTGGAGTTCCTACAGTTCTCCTTCCGATGGATGAACAATTTACTGATGCGAGAAATTCCCCTCAGGTGTACAATACGACTTTGGGATACATATCAG GCGGAGGAGAATGGATTTGCAGACTTTCATCTCTATGTATGTGCAGCTTTTCTAGTCAGGTTTACCCAGGATATTCTGAGAGAGCACGATTTTCAG ggaATTCTAATGTTTCTTCAAAACCTTCCAACCCACCACTGGCAAAATGAGGAAATAGGTGAACTTTTAGCAGAGGCTTTCAAGCTTAAATACATGTTTGCTGATGCACCAAATCATCTCAGCAAAAAGAAGTGA
- the LOC105342517 gene encoding TBC1 domain family member 22B isoform X5, producing the protein MSAFSNEPLKDGNKGGFWKKGSGFPGSIKPVYGAQHPPLQMMPRGKEDRSKSSNKKDAFQDFENKTSDAWDDGDDDLLVMANIQMSLRDVQSTAKAVMENHSKQFSAQNQQNAIKDHVTAVPSATSSHGAGPGVGVRLNSGWRPPKSTPIRYTKDVVPDREATKLEKFRSVLAGPNTDLDELRKLSWSGIPKAVRATAWKILSGYLPASVDRREPTLQRKRHEYFSFIEQYYDTRHQEMHQDTFRQIHIDIPRMNPLVAIFQQKLVQEILKDIPRMTSLAHLFQQQVVQEIFERILYIWAIRHPASGYVQGINDLVTPFFVVFLSEFIENDVESENFEVSQLPKETLNTIEADSFWCTSKLLDGIQDNYTFAQPGIQMKVSALQELVKRIDVPLYKHLEEQCVEFLQFSFRWMNNLLMREIPLRCTIRLWDTYQAEENGFADFHLYVCAAFLVRFTQDILREHDFQGILMFLQNLPTHHWQNEEIGELLAEAFKLKYMFADAPNHLSKKK; encoded by the exons ATGTCTGCATTTAGTAATGAACCATTAAAAGACGGAAACAAGGGTGGATTCTGGAAGAAAGGGAGCGGTTTTCCAGGAAG CATTAAACCAGTTTATGGAGCACAACATCCTCCACTTCAAATGATGCCTAGGGG AAAAGAAGATCGATCTAAATCCAGCAATAAGAAAGATGCTTTTCAAgactttgaaaacaaaacatctGATGCATGGgatgatggtgatgatgatcTTCTGGTTATGGCGAACATTCAGATGTCACTTCGAGATGTACAGTCTACTGCTAAAGCAGTCATGGAAAATCATAGCAAACAGTTCAGTGCTCAAAACCAGCAAAATGCCATCAAAG ATCATGTGACTGCTGTTCCCTCTGCCACCTCATCCCATGGTGCAGGGCCCGGTGTTGGGGTGCGTTTGAACAGTGGGTGGAGGCCGCCCAAGTCTACACCCATCAGATATACCAAAGATGTGGTGCCAGATAGAGAGGCCACCAAGCTGGAGAAATTCCGATCTGTGTTAGCAGGTCCAAATACAGATCTAG ATGAATTACGAAAACTCAGCTGGTCTGGAATACCAAAAGCCGTCCGGGCAACAGCATGGAAAATTTTATCA GGTTACCTTCCAGCCAGTGTGGACAGAAGGGAGCCAACTCTGCAGAGAAAACGTCACGAGTATTTCAGTTTTATTGAACAATATTACGACACGCGGCATCAGGAGATGCACCAAGACACATTCAGACAG ATTCATATAGACATTCCTCGAATGAATCCATTAGTGGCTATATTTCAACAAAAACTGGTACAGGAA ATCCTTAAAGACATTCCTAGGATGACCTCACTAGCTCACCTTTTCCAACAGCAGGTTGTTCAAGAA ATATTTGAGCGCATTTTGTATATCTGGGCCATCAGACATCCAGCCAGCGGCTACGTGCAGGGAATCAACGACTTGGTGACTCCCTTCTTTGTCGTATTTCTGTCCGAGTTCATAGAAAATG ATGTGGAGTCGGAGAACTTTGAGGTGAGTCAGCTACCCAAGGAGACGTTGAACACGATCGAGGCGGACAGTTTCTGGTGCACCTCTAAGTTGCTGGATGGAATACAGGACAACTACACGTTCGCTCAGCCCGGCATACAGATGAAGGTCAGCGCGTTGCAGGAGCTCGTCAAGAGAATCGATG ttccGTTATACAAACATTTAGAGGAGCAGTGCGTGGAGTTCCTACAGTTCTCCTTCCGATGGATGAACAATTTACTGATGCGAGAAATTCCCCTCAGGTGTACAATACGACTTTGGGATACATATCAG GCGGAGGAGAATGGATTTGCAGACTTTCATCTCTATGTATGTGCAGCTTTTCTAGTCAGGTTTACCCAGGATATTCTGAGAGAGCACGATTTTCAG ggaATTCTAATGTTTCTTCAAAACCTTCCAACCCACCACTGGCAAAATGAGGAAATAGGTGAACTTTTAGCAGAGGCTTTCAAGCTTAAATACATGTTTGCTGATGCACCAAATCATCTCAGCAAAAAGAAGTGA
- the LOC105342518 gene encoding guanine nucleotide-binding protein G(i) subunit alpha isoform X2, with protein MGCAVSADDKAAVERSKQIDKALRVDGEKASREVKLLLLGAGESGKSTIVKQMKIIHEKGYSQEECLQYKPVVYSNTIQSMIAIIRAMGQLKLEFGYPERADDARKLFSVTGNAEEGDLSPELAAIMKRLWKDSGVQGCFSRSREYQLNDSAEYYLNSLDRISQPSYVPTEQDVLRTRVKTTGIVETHFTFKDLHFKMFDVGGQRSERKKWIHCFEGVTAIIFIVAMSEYDLTLVEDQEMNRMMESMKLFDSICNNKWFTDTSIILFLNKKDLFEDKIKKSPLTICFPEYQGDNNFEQAAAYIQLQFENLNKRKDTKEIYTHFTCATDTNNVQFVFDAVTDVIIKNNLKDCGLF; from the exons ATGGGGTGCGCCGTTTCAGCCGATGACAAAGCGGCTGTCGAGAGATCGAAACAGATTGACAAGGCTCTGAGGGTAGATGGAGAGAAGGCATCCAGGGAGGTGAAACTTTTACTTTTGG gGGCTGGGGAGTCGGGGAAAAGTACAATTGTCAAACAGATGAA AATTATACATGAAAAGGGCTATTCACAAGAAGAATGTTTACAGTACAAGCCAGTGGTTTACAGCAATACGATCCAGTCAATGATCGCCATCATCCGAGCCATGGGACAGCTCAAACTGGAGTTCGGATACCCAGAAAGGGCT GACGATGCTAGGAAGCTGTTCTCGGTGACTGGCAATGCAGAAGAAGGCGACCTGTCACCGGAACTGGCGGCCATCATGAAGCGACTGTGGAAGGACTCGGGCGTTCAGGGTTGTTTCAGTCGATCGCGGGAGTACCAGCTCAACGACTCGGCAGAATA CTACTTAAATTCCTTGGACAGGATATCCCAGCCCTCATATGTCCCGACTGAACAAGACGTCCTCAGAACGAGGGTCAAAACCACGGGAATCGTGGAGACCCACTTCACATTCAAAGACCTGCACTTCAA AATGTTTGATGTTGGAGGTCAGAGGTCGGAGAGAAAGAAATGGATTCATTGTTTCGAGGGCGTGACTGCCATCATTTTCATCGTGGCTATGAGTGAATACGACTTAACACTGGTGGAGGACCAGGAAATG AATCGAATGATGGAGAGCATGAAGCTGTTCGACTCAATCTGTAACAACAAGTGGTTCACCGACACCTCCATCATCCTCTTCCTGAACAAGAAGGACCTGTTCGAGGACAAGATCAAGAAGTCACCCCTCACAATCTGTTTCCCAGAATACCAAG GTGACAATAACTTTGAACAAGCAGCGGCCTACATTCAGCTGCAATTCGAAAATCTGAACAAGCGGAAAGACACAAAGGAAATCTACACGCATTTCACATGCGCGACAGATACCAACAACGTACAGTTTGTGTTTGATGCCGTCACAGATGTCATTATCAAGAACAATCTCAAGGACTGTGGTCTGTTTTAA
- the LOC105342518 gene encoding guanine nucleotide-binding protein G(i) subunit alpha isoform X1, whose protein sequence is MGCVLSEEQKQAIEATKVSKQINKSIQEDYKRSLKEVKFLLLGAGESGKSTIVKQMKIIHEKGYSQEECLQYKPVVYSNTIQSMIAIIRAMGQLKLEFGYPERADDARKLFSVTGNAEEGDLSPELAAIMKRLWKDSGVQGCFSRSREYQLNDSAEYYLNSLDRISQPSYVPTEQDVLRTRVKTTGIVETHFTFKDLHFKMFDVGGQRSERKKWIHCFEGVTAIIFIVAMSEYDLTLVEDQEMNRMMESMKLFDSICNNKWFTDTSIILFLNKKDLFEDKIKKSPLTICFPEYQGDNNFEQAAAYIQLQFENLNKRKDTKEIYTHFTCATDTNNVQFVFDAVTDVIIKNNLKDCGLF, encoded by the exons ATGGGTTGCGTATTATCGGAGGAACAGAAACAGGCCATAGAGGCCACGAAAGTCTCCAAACAAATCAACAAAAGCATTCAGGAAGACTATAAACGTTCTCTGAAGGAAGTGAAATTTTTATTGTTGG gGGCTGGGGAGTCGGGGAAAAGTACAATTGTCAAACAGATGAA AATTATACATGAAAAGGGCTATTCACAAGAAGAATGTTTACAGTACAAGCCAGTGGTTTACAGCAATACGATCCAGTCAATGATCGCCATCATCCGAGCCATGGGACAGCTCAAACTGGAGTTCGGATACCCAGAAAGGGCT GACGATGCTAGGAAGCTGTTCTCGGTGACTGGCAATGCAGAAGAAGGCGACCTGTCACCGGAACTGGCGGCCATCATGAAGCGACTGTGGAAGGACTCGGGCGTTCAGGGTTGTTTCAGTCGATCGCGGGAGTACCAGCTCAACGACTCGGCAGAATA CTACTTAAATTCCTTGGACAGGATATCCCAGCCCTCATATGTCCCGACTGAACAAGACGTCCTCAGAACGAGGGTCAAAACCACGGGAATCGTGGAGACCCACTTCACATTCAAAGACCTGCACTTCAA AATGTTTGATGTTGGAGGTCAGAGGTCGGAGAGAAAGAAATGGATTCATTGTTTCGAGGGCGTGACTGCCATCATTTTCATCGTGGCTATGAGTGAATACGACTTAACACTGGTGGAGGACCAGGAAATG AATCGAATGATGGAGAGCATGAAGCTGTTCGACTCAATCTGTAACAACAAGTGGTTCACCGACACCTCCATCATCCTCTTCCTGAACAAGAAGGACCTGTTCGAGGACAAGATCAAGAAGTCACCCCTCACAATCTGTTTCCCAGAATACCAAG GTGACAATAACTTTGAACAAGCAGCGGCCTACATTCAGCTGCAATTCGAAAATCTGAACAAGCGGAAAGACACAAAGGAAATCTACACGCATTTCACATGCGCGACAGATACCAACAACGTACAGTTTGTGTTTGATGCCGTCACAGATGTCATTATCAAGAACAATCTCAAGGACTGTGGTCTGTTTTAA